Proteins from one Chelonia mydas isolate rCheMyd1 chromosome 14, rCheMyd1.pri.v2, whole genome shotgun sequence genomic window:
- the LOC102930572 gene encoding zinc finger protein 383 isoform X3 encodes MDLQTWLPGIRVFSLPSRLTFVSMLPVSQRPWRGPPRREPIPGEETPLHFPPQPRLTPPPSPPTPAETRALCMCGAAMAANGSPGPSLPDTLSSCPVCLEYFIDASCGHNICPRACIPHPLEEPEWSPCCPRCQKPVLHVSCATYWDMSKERLAYLIKEREEAKADEEMQSEKLLKQMEAERQRILCKWKDLRGFLEKQEQLLLSQLEKLDRTIVKRRDESISELSREISLLSELLGQRGGENEQAPLSQSVQGVGSSGSREDRTLQKPESGFVELEKRLGDFSQRSAILLELLQGFKETLRLELDSDIGFLIPKPDMIARVEWGKEPWVPDLQCSKEREILRNIRTAGDGMMSGNEEENPQQEGPKQVEPHGVVSGISKANVSQSPDLEEAHESRCRSERQQENYQGKIQGKSTHQGEGSEDLNETVIQLRIGTKKKQHECIECGKKFNHKSNLTRHLKLHTGEKPFMCSDCGKTFTRRSHLISHQTTHSGQKPYPCCECGDRFTRCSNLISHQRIHMGERPYKCPDCGKSFSSKSNRTVHQRIHTGVKPYKCADCGESFIQSSHLVVHQRTHTGERPYTCPDCGKSYKAKVALISHQKVHRRWELSLWGNGSVPTCNKL; translated from the exons ATGGATCTGcagacctggctgcctgggatcagggtgttttctctcccctccaggcTGACTTTTGTCTCAATGCTCCCAGTGTCACAAAGACCCTGGCGGGGGCCCCCAAGGCGTGAGCCAATCCCTGGCGAGGAGACGCCTCTCCATTTCCCACCACAACCTCgccttaccccccccccctcgccccctacCCCAGCAGAGACTAGAGCCCTTTGTATGTGCGGAGCAGCCATGGCCGCTAACGGGAGCCCAGGGCCGAGCCTGCCAGATACGCTCTCCTCCTGCCCCGTGTGCCTGGAATATTTCATAGATGCCAGCTGTGGGCACAACATCTGCCCGCGGGCCTGCATCCCACACCCCCTGGAGGAACCGGAGTGGAGCCCTTGCTGTCCTAGATGCCAGAAGCCCGTCCTGCATGTTTCATGTGCCACATACTGG GATATGTCGAAAGAGCGGCTGGCCTATCtgataaaagagagagaagaagccAAAGCTGATGAGGAGATGCAAAGTGAGAAGCTGCTG AAACAGATGGAAGCCGAGAGACAGAGGATCCTCTGCAAATGGAAGGATCTACGTGGGTTTCTGGAgaagcaggagcagctgctgctgtcccagcTGGAAAAGCTGGACAGAACCATTGTCAAGAGAAGGGACGAGAGCATCTCTGAACTGTCCCGAGAGATTTCTCTGCTCAGTGAACTGCTCGgtcagaggggaggagagaacgAGCAGGCGCCACTGAGCCAGTCTGTACAG ggtgTGGGCAGCTCTGGGAGCAG GGAGGACAGGACGCTGCAGAAGCCAGAGTCTGGGTTTGTGGAGCTGGAGAAGAGACTTGGGGATTTCTCTCAGAGAAGTGCCatcctgctggagctgctgcagggatTCAAAG AGACTCTGCGACTGGAGCTGGACAGCGACATAG GTTTTCTAATTCCAAAACCTGACATGATTGCCCGGGTGGAATGGGGCAAAGAACCCTGGGTGCCCGATCTCCAATGCTCTAAGGAAAGAGAGATCCTGAGAAACATCCGCACAG caggtgaTGGAATGATGAGTGGGAATGAGGAGGAGAATCCACAGCAGGAAGGTCCCAAGCAAGTGGAACCTCACGGGGTGGTATCGGGAATATCCAAAGCGAACGTTTCCCAGAGTCCTGATCTGGAAGAAGCCCATGAGAGTCGGTGCAGGTCAGAAAGGCAGCAGGAAAACTACCAAGGAAAGATACAGGGTAAATCCACTCACCAAGGGGAAGGCTCGGAGGATCTCAATGAAACGGTGATCCAGCTGAGAATCGGCACTAAAAAGAAACAGCATGAATGTATTGAGTGCGGGAAAAAGTTCAATCACAAATCAAATCTTACTAGACATCTGAAactgcacacaggagagaaaccatTTATGTGCAGTGactgtgggaaaaccttcactcgGAGGTCACACCTCATTTCGCACCAGACAACGCACTCGGGTCAGAAACCTTATCCCTGCTGTGAGTGTGGGGACAGATTCACACGGTGCTCAAACCTTAtttcacatcagagaatccacatgggagagagaccctataagtgccccgactgtgggaaaagcttcagttcaAAATCAAACCGCACTgttcatcagagaatccacaccggAGTAAAACCTTATAAGTGTGCTGACTGTGGGGAAAGTTTCATTCAGAGCTCACACCTGGTTGTTCATCAAAGAAcacacacgggagagagaccctatacatgccctgactgtgggaaaagctacAAGGCGAAGGTTGCTCTAATTTCCCATCAAAAAGTCCACAGAAGATGGGAGCTCTCACTGTGGGGCAATGGGTCTGTGCCCACTTGCAATAAACTATAA
- the LOC102930572 gene encoding zinc finger protein 566 isoform X5 — MMLLPTEAFENQEIDLRIDMSKERLAYLIKEREEAKADEEMQSEKLLKQMEAERQRILCKWKDLRGFLEKQEQLLLSQLEKLDRTIVKRRDESISELSREISLLSELLGQRGGENEQAPLSQSVQGVGSSGSSREDRTLQKPESGFVELEKRLGDFSQRSAILLELLQGFKETLRLELDSDIGFLIPKPDMIARVEWGKEPWVPDLQCSKEREILRNIRTAGDGMMSGNEEENPQQEGPKQVEPHGVVSGISKANVSQSPDLEEAHESRCRSERQQENYQGKIQGKSTHQGEGSEDLNETVIQLRIGTKKKQHECIECGKKFNHKSNLTRHLKLHTGEKPFMCSDCGKTFTRRSHLISHQTTHSGQKPYPCCECGDRFTRCSNLISHQRIHMGERPYKCPDCGKSFSSKSNRTVHQRIHTGVKPYKCADCGESFIQSSHLVVHQRTHTGERPYTCPDCGKSYKAKVALISHQKVHRRWELSLWGNGSVPTCNKL, encoded by the exons ATGATGCTATTGCCCACCGAAGCATTTGAAAATCAAGAGATTGACTTAAGAAtc GATATGTCGAAAGAGCGGCTGGCCTATCtgataaaagagagagaagaagccAAAGCTGATGAGGAGATGCAAAGTGAGAAGCTGCTG AAACAGATGGAAGCCGAGAGACAGAGGATCCTCTGCAAATGGAAGGATCTACGTGGGTTTCTGGAgaagcaggagcagctgctgctgtcccagcTGGAAAAGCTGGACAGAACCATTGTCAAGAGAAGGGACGAGAGCATCTCTGAACTGTCCCGAGAGATTTCTCTGCTCAGTGAACTGCTCGgtcagaggggaggagagaacgAGCAGGCGCCACTGAGCCAGTCTGTACAG ggtgTGGGCAGCTCTGGGAGCAG CAGGGAGGACAGGACGCTGCAGAAGCCAGAGTCTGGGTTTGTGGAGCTGGAGAAGAGACTTGGGGATTTCTCTCAGAGAAGTGCCatcctgctggagctgctgcagggatTCAAAG AGACTCTGCGACTGGAGCTGGACAGCGACATAG GTTTTCTAATTCCAAAACCTGACATGATTGCCCGGGTGGAATGGGGCAAAGAACCCTGGGTGCCCGATCTCCAATGCTCTAAGGAAAGAGAGATCCTGAGAAACATCCGCACAG caggtgaTGGAATGATGAGTGGGAATGAGGAGGAGAATCCACAGCAGGAAGGTCCCAAGCAAGTGGAACCTCACGGGGTGGTATCGGGAATATCCAAAGCGAACGTTTCCCAGAGTCCTGATCTGGAAGAAGCCCATGAGAGTCGGTGCAGGTCAGAAAGGCAGCAGGAAAACTACCAAGGAAAGATACAGGGTAAATCCACTCACCAAGGGGAAGGCTCGGAGGATCTCAATGAAACGGTGATCCAGCTGAGAATCGGCACTAAAAAGAAACAGCATGAATGTATTGAGTGCGGGAAAAAGTTCAATCACAAATCAAATCTTACTAGACATCTGAAactgcacacaggagagaaaccatTTATGTGCAGTGactgtgggaaaaccttcactcgGAGGTCACACCTCATTTCGCACCAGACAACGCACTCGGGTCAGAAACCTTATCCCTGCTGTGAGTGTGGGGACAGATTCACACGGTGCTCAAACCTTAtttcacatcagagaatccacatgggagagagaccctataagtgccccgactgtgggaaaagcttcagttcaAAATCAAACCGCACTgttcatcagagaatccacaccggAGTAAAACCTTATAAGTGTGCTGACTGTGGGGAAAGTTTCATTCAGAGCTCACACCTGGTTGTTCATCAAAGAAcacacacgggagagagaccctatacatgccctgactgtgggaaaagctacAAGGCGAAGGTTGCTCTAATTTCCCATCAAAAAGTCCACAGAAGATGGGAGCTCTCACTGTGGGGCAATGGGTCTGTGCCCACTTGCAATAAACTATAA
- the LOC102930572 gene encoding zinc finger protein 383 isoform X4 → MDLQTWLPGIRVFSLPSRLTFVSMLPVSQRPWRGPPRREPIPGEETPLHFPPQPRLTPPPSPPTPAETRALCMCGAAMAANGSPGPSLPDTLSSCPVCLEYFIDASCGHNICPRACIPHPLEEPEWSPCCPRCQKPVLHVSCATYWDMSKERLAYLIKEREEAKADEEMQSEKLLKQMEAERQRILCKWKDLRGFLEKQEQLLLSQLEKLDRTIVKRRDESISELSREISLLSELLGQRGGENEQAPLSQSVQGVGSSGSREDRTLQKPESGFVELEKRLGDFSQRSAILLELLQGFKETLRLELDSDIGFLIPKPDMIARVEWGKEPWVPDLQCSKEREILRNIRTGDGMMSGNEEENPQQEGPKQVEPHGVVSGISKANVSQSPDLEEAHESRCRSERQQENYQGKIQGKSTHQGEGSEDLNETVIQLRIGTKKKQHECIECGKKFNHKSNLTRHLKLHTGEKPFMCSDCGKTFTRRSHLISHQTTHSGQKPYPCCECGDRFTRCSNLISHQRIHMGERPYKCPDCGKSFSSKSNRTVHQRIHTGVKPYKCADCGESFIQSSHLVVHQRTHTGERPYTCPDCGKSYKAKVALISHQKVHRRWELSLWGNGSVPTCNKL, encoded by the exons ATGGATCTGcagacctggctgcctgggatcagggtgttttctctcccctccaggcTGACTTTTGTCTCAATGCTCCCAGTGTCACAAAGACCCTGGCGGGGGCCCCCAAGGCGTGAGCCAATCCCTGGCGAGGAGACGCCTCTCCATTTCCCACCACAACCTCgccttaccccccccccctcgccccctacCCCAGCAGAGACTAGAGCCCTTTGTATGTGCGGAGCAGCCATGGCCGCTAACGGGAGCCCAGGGCCGAGCCTGCCAGATACGCTCTCCTCCTGCCCCGTGTGCCTGGAATATTTCATAGATGCCAGCTGTGGGCACAACATCTGCCCGCGGGCCTGCATCCCACACCCCCTGGAGGAACCGGAGTGGAGCCCTTGCTGTCCTAGATGCCAGAAGCCCGTCCTGCATGTTTCATGTGCCACATACTGG GATATGTCGAAAGAGCGGCTGGCCTATCtgataaaagagagagaagaagccAAAGCTGATGAGGAGATGCAAAGTGAGAAGCTGCTG AAACAGATGGAAGCCGAGAGACAGAGGATCCTCTGCAAATGGAAGGATCTACGTGGGTTTCTGGAgaagcaggagcagctgctgctgtcccagcTGGAAAAGCTGGACAGAACCATTGTCAAGAGAAGGGACGAGAGCATCTCTGAACTGTCCCGAGAGATTTCTCTGCTCAGTGAACTGCTCGgtcagaggggaggagagaacgAGCAGGCGCCACTGAGCCAGTCTGTACAG ggtgTGGGCAGCTCTGGGAGCAG GGAGGACAGGACGCTGCAGAAGCCAGAGTCTGGGTTTGTGGAGCTGGAGAAGAGACTTGGGGATTTCTCTCAGAGAAGTGCCatcctgctggagctgctgcagggatTCAAAG AGACTCTGCGACTGGAGCTGGACAGCGACATAG GTTTTCTAATTCCAAAACCTGACATGATTGCCCGGGTGGAATGGGGCAAAGAACCCTGGGTGCCCGATCTCCAATGCTCTAAGGAAAGAGAGATCCTGAGAAACATCCGCACAG gtgaTGGAATGATGAGTGGGAATGAGGAGGAGAATCCACAGCAGGAAGGTCCCAAGCAAGTGGAACCTCACGGGGTGGTATCGGGAATATCCAAAGCGAACGTTTCCCAGAGTCCTGATCTGGAAGAAGCCCATGAGAGTCGGTGCAGGTCAGAAAGGCAGCAGGAAAACTACCAAGGAAAGATACAGGGTAAATCCACTCACCAAGGGGAAGGCTCGGAGGATCTCAATGAAACGGTGATCCAGCTGAGAATCGGCACTAAAAAGAAACAGCATGAATGTATTGAGTGCGGGAAAAAGTTCAATCACAAATCAAATCTTACTAGACATCTGAAactgcacacaggagagaaaccatTTATGTGCAGTGactgtgggaaaaccttcactcgGAGGTCACACCTCATTTCGCACCAGACAACGCACTCGGGTCAGAAACCTTATCCCTGCTGTGAGTGTGGGGACAGATTCACACGGTGCTCAAACCTTAtttcacatcagagaatccacatgggagagagaccctataagtgccccgactgtgggaaaagcttcagttcaAAATCAAACCGCACTgttcatcagagaatccacaccggAGTAAAACCTTATAAGTGTGCTGACTGTGGGGAAAGTTTCATTCAGAGCTCACACCTGGTTGTTCATCAAAGAAcacacacgggagagagaccctatacatgccctgactgtgggaaaagctacAAGGCGAAGGTTGCTCTAATTTCCCATCAAAAAGTCCACAGAAGATGGGAGCTCTCACTGTGGGGCAATGGGTCTGTGCCCACTTGCAATAAACTATAA
- the LOC102930572 gene encoding zinc finger protein 383 isoform X2 translates to MDLQTWLPGIRVFSLPSRLTFVSMLPVSQRPWRGPPRREPIPGEETPLHFPPQPRLTPPPSPPTPAETRALCMCGAAMAANGSPGPSLPDTLSSCPVCLEYFIDASCGHNICPRACIPHPLEEPEWSPCCPRCQKPVLHVSCATYWDMSKERLAYLIKEREEAKADEEMQSEKLLKQMEAERQRILCKWKDLRGFLEKQEQLLLSQLEKLDRTIVKRRDESISELSREISLLSELLGQRGGENEQAPLSQSVQGVGSSGSSREDRTLQKPESGFVELEKRLGDFSQRSAILLELLQGFKETLRLELDSDIGFLIPKPDMIARVEWGKEPWVPDLQCSKEREILRNIRTGDGMMSGNEEENPQQEGPKQVEPHGVVSGISKANVSQSPDLEEAHESRCRSERQQENYQGKIQGKSTHQGEGSEDLNETVIQLRIGTKKKQHECIECGKKFNHKSNLTRHLKLHTGEKPFMCSDCGKTFTRRSHLISHQTTHSGQKPYPCCECGDRFTRCSNLISHQRIHMGERPYKCPDCGKSFSSKSNRTVHQRIHTGVKPYKCADCGESFIQSSHLVVHQRTHTGERPYTCPDCGKSYKAKVALISHQKVHRRWELSLWGNGSVPTCNKL, encoded by the exons ATGGATCTGcagacctggctgcctgggatcagggtgttttctctcccctccaggcTGACTTTTGTCTCAATGCTCCCAGTGTCACAAAGACCCTGGCGGGGGCCCCCAAGGCGTGAGCCAATCCCTGGCGAGGAGACGCCTCTCCATTTCCCACCACAACCTCgccttaccccccccccctcgccccctacCCCAGCAGAGACTAGAGCCCTTTGTATGTGCGGAGCAGCCATGGCCGCTAACGGGAGCCCAGGGCCGAGCCTGCCAGATACGCTCTCCTCCTGCCCCGTGTGCCTGGAATATTTCATAGATGCCAGCTGTGGGCACAACATCTGCCCGCGGGCCTGCATCCCACACCCCCTGGAGGAACCGGAGTGGAGCCCTTGCTGTCCTAGATGCCAGAAGCCCGTCCTGCATGTTTCATGTGCCACATACTGG GATATGTCGAAAGAGCGGCTGGCCTATCtgataaaagagagagaagaagccAAAGCTGATGAGGAGATGCAAAGTGAGAAGCTGCTG AAACAGATGGAAGCCGAGAGACAGAGGATCCTCTGCAAATGGAAGGATCTACGTGGGTTTCTGGAgaagcaggagcagctgctgctgtcccagcTGGAAAAGCTGGACAGAACCATTGTCAAGAGAAGGGACGAGAGCATCTCTGAACTGTCCCGAGAGATTTCTCTGCTCAGTGAACTGCTCGgtcagaggggaggagagaacgAGCAGGCGCCACTGAGCCAGTCTGTACAG ggtgTGGGCAGCTCTGGGAGCAG CAGGGAGGACAGGACGCTGCAGAAGCCAGAGTCTGGGTTTGTGGAGCTGGAGAAGAGACTTGGGGATTTCTCTCAGAGAAGTGCCatcctgctggagctgctgcagggatTCAAAG AGACTCTGCGACTGGAGCTGGACAGCGACATAG GTTTTCTAATTCCAAAACCTGACATGATTGCCCGGGTGGAATGGGGCAAAGAACCCTGGGTGCCCGATCTCCAATGCTCTAAGGAAAGAGAGATCCTGAGAAACATCCGCACAG gtgaTGGAATGATGAGTGGGAATGAGGAGGAGAATCCACAGCAGGAAGGTCCCAAGCAAGTGGAACCTCACGGGGTGGTATCGGGAATATCCAAAGCGAACGTTTCCCAGAGTCCTGATCTGGAAGAAGCCCATGAGAGTCGGTGCAGGTCAGAAAGGCAGCAGGAAAACTACCAAGGAAAGATACAGGGTAAATCCACTCACCAAGGGGAAGGCTCGGAGGATCTCAATGAAACGGTGATCCAGCTGAGAATCGGCACTAAAAAGAAACAGCATGAATGTATTGAGTGCGGGAAAAAGTTCAATCACAAATCAAATCTTACTAGACATCTGAAactgcacacaggagagaaaccatTTATGTGCAGTGactgtgggaaaaccttcactcgGAGGTCACACCTCATTTCGCACCAGACAACGCACTCGGGTCAGAAACCTTATCCCTGCTGTGAGTGTGGGGACAGATTCACACGGTGCTCAAACCTTAtttcacatcagagaatccacatgggagagagaccctataagtgccccgactgtgggaaaagcttcagttcaAAATCAAACCGCACTgttcatcagagaatccacaccggAGTAAAACCTTATAAGTGTGCTGACTGTGGGGAAAGTTTCATTCAGAGCTCACACCTGGTTGTTCATCAAAGAAcacacacgggagagagaccctatacatgccctgactgtgggaaaagctacAAGGCGAAGGTTGCTCTAATTTCCCATCAAAAAGTCCACAGAAGATGGGAGCTCTCACTGTGGGGCAATGGGTCTGTGCCCACTTGCAATAAACTATAA
- the LOC102930572 gene encoding zinc finger protein 383 isoform X1 — MDLQTWLPGIRVFSLPSRLTFVSMLPVSQRPWRGPPRREPIPGEETPLHFPPQPRLTPPPSPPTPAETRALCMCGAAMAANGSPGPSLPDTLSSCPVCLEYFIDASCGHNICPRACIPHPLEEPEWSPCCPRCQKPVLHVSCATYWDMSKERLAYLIKEREEAKADEEMQSEKLLKQMEAERQRILCKWKDLRGFLEKQEQLLLSQLEKLDRTIVKRRDESISELSREISLLSELLGQRGGENEQAPLSQSVQGVGSSGSSREDRTLQKPESGFVELEKRLGDFSQRSAILLELLQGFKETLRLELDSDIGFLIPKPDMIARVEWGKEPWVPDLQCSKEREILRNIRTAGDGMMSGNEEENPQQEGPKQVEPHGVVSGISKANVSQSPDLEEAHESRCRSERQQENYQGKIQGKSTHQGEGSEDLNETVIQLRIGTKKKQHECIECGKKFNHKSNLTRHLKLHTGEKPFMCSDCGKTFTRRSHLISHQTTHSGQKPYPCCECGDRFTRCSNLISHQRIHMGERPYKCPDCGKSFSSKSNRTVHQRIHTGVKPYKCADCGESFIQSSHLVVHQRTHTGERPYTCPDCGKSYKAKVALISHQKVHRRWELSLWGNGSVPTCNKL, encoded by the exons ATGGATCTGcagacctggctgcctgggatcagggtgttttctctcccctccaggcTGACTTTTGTCTCAATGCTCCCAGTGTCACAAAGACCCTGGCGGGGGCCCCCAAGGCGTGAGCCAATCCCTGGCGAGGAGACGCCTCTCCATTTCCCACCACAACCTCgccttaccccccccccctcgccccctacCCCAGCAGAGACTAGAGCCCTTTGTATGTGCGGAGCAGCCATGGCCGCTAACGGGAGCCCAGGGCCGAGCCTGCCAGATACGCTCTCCTCCTGCCCCGTGTGCCTGGAATATTTCATAGATGCCAGCTGTGGGCACAACATCTGCCCGCGGGCCTGCATCCCACACCCCCTGGAGGAACCGGAGTGGAGCCCTTGCTGTCCTAGATGCCAGAAGCCCGTCCTGCATGTTTCATGTGCCACATACTGG GATATGTCGAAAGAGCGGCTGGCCTATCtgataaaagagagagaagaagccAAAGCTGATGAGGAGATGCAAAGTGAGAAGCTGCTG AAACAGATGGAAGCCGAGAGACAGAGGATCCTCTGCAAATGGAAGGATCTACGTGGGTTTCTGGAgaagcaggagcagctgctgctgtcccagcTGGAAAAGCTGGACAGAACCATTGTCAAGAGAAGGGACGAGAGCATCTCTGAACTGTCCCGAGAGATTTCTCTGCTCAGTGAACTGCTCGgtcagaggggaggagagaacgAGCAGGCGCCACTGAGCCAGTCTGTACAG ggtgTGGGCAGCTCTGGGAGCAG CAGGGAGGACAGGACGCTGCAGAAGCCAGAGTCTGGGTTTGTGGAGCTGGAGAAGAGACTTGGGGATTTCTCTCAGAGAAGTGCCatcctgctggagctgctgcagggatTCAAAG AGACTCTGCGACTGGAGCTGGACAGCGACATAG GTTTTCTAATTCCAAAACCTGACATGATTGCCCGGGTGGAATGGGGCAAAGAACCCTGGGTGCCCGATCTCCAATGCTCTAAGGAAAGAGAGATCCTGAGAAACATCCGCACAG caggtgaTGGAATGATGAGTGGGAATGAGGAGGAGAATCCACAGCAGGAAGGTCCCAAGCAAGTGGAACCTCACGGGGTGGTATCGGGAATATCCAAAGCGAACGTTTCCCAGAGTCCTGATCTGGAAGAAGCCCATGAGAGTCGGTGCAGGTCAGAAAGGCAGCAGGAAAACTACCAAGGAAAGATACAGGGTAAATCCACTCACCAAGGGGAAGGCTCGGAGGATCTCAATGAAACGGTGATCCAGCTGAGAATCGGCACTAAAAAGAAACAGCATGAATGTATTGAGTGCGGGAAAAAGTTCAATCACAAATCAAATCTTACTAGACATCTGAAactgcacacaggagagaaaccatTTATGTGCAGTGactgtgggaaaaccttcactcgGAGGTCACACCTCATTTCGCACCAGACAACGCACTCGGGTCAGAAACCTTATCCCTGCTGTGAGTGTGGGGACAGATTCACACGGTGCTCAAACCTTAtttcacatcagagaatccacatgggagagagaccctataagtgccccgactgtgggaaaagcttcagttcaAAATCAAACCGCACTgttcatcagagaatccacaccggAGTAAAACCTTATAAGTGTGCTGACTGTGGGGAAAGTTTCATTCAGAGCTCACACCTGGTTGTTCATCAAAGAAcacacacgggagagagaccctatacatgccctgactgtgggaaaagctacAAGGCGAAGGTTGCTCTAATTTCCCATCAAAAAGTCCACAGAAGATGGGAGCTCTCACTGTGGGGCAATGGGTCTGTGCCCACTTGCAATAAACTATAA